The Acidobacteriota bacterium genome includes the window TGGAGGCAGCCACAGGTGTTGTGCGCTATCTCGAAGAACGCCAGATTGGGTTTGATGTTGGCGTGGCCAGGGTGCCAATTGTACCGGCGGCAGTTCTGTTTGATCTGGTGCTTGGCGATGCCAGCATCCGACCAGATGCGGAAAGCGGATACCAGGCATGCCTTGCGGCTTCGGATGGCCCGGTCAGTGAAGGTTCAGTCGGGGCTGGCGCGGGTGCCACGGTTGGGAAAATGCTCGGGTTTCATCGGGCGATGAAAGGTGGCATTGGCACGGCGGCAATTCACACCGCAGATGGGCTCTGTGTCGCAGCCCTCATCGCGGCCAACCCCTGGGGAGATGTTCGCGACCCTCGCACCGGTCACATTCTGGCCGGAGCACGGAGCGAAGACGGAAAAACCCTGGCGGATCCAATCCGGCTGATGCGTGAAGGCACTCTGCTTGACCCGTTCAACCCGGCCTCAAGTTCAAACACAACCATCGGTTTGGTGGCGACCAACGCCGCTTTAACCAAAACCGAACTGACCAAAGTGGCGCAAATGGCCCATGATGGTCTGGCACGCACGATTTTTCCTGTTCACACCCCATTTGACGGAGACACCCTTTTTGCCGTCGCGATGCCGGCATATATAAAAGGACAGCCGTTTGTAACTCATCCGGGGAGAGTCGGCATTTTAGCGGCAGAGGCTGTGGCCGATGCGGTGATTCGCGCCGTGCAAACTGCCGTGGGACTGCCGGGAATTCCGAGCACGGCAGAAATCCAGGGATAAAGACTTCGGGCTGAAGGCATTGGGCTCAGGGCTAGGGGCTGAAGACTCAAGATAGGGTGATTCTCCCTTGCGGAAAGGTCGGTTTTCGCCCGGATGGGCGGTGGAAAGTAGCCGGTGGGCAGCCTGCTTTGAGGCGCACCCACCGGAATCCAAGCCCCGGCACGTTCGCGCCCGGTAGGGCGCTGGATCAAAATCTCAACGGGTTTACAGAACTGAGAATATCTGACCGACACAATTTTCCAGCGCCCATCCGGGCGCGAACAGAATCGGACCGAAGATCCGGTGGTGTGCCCAAAGCGGCAAACCACCGGCTACTCTCCGTCGCCCATCCGGGCGGAAACTGTCAAGCTCAAGCAACCTTTCCGCAACGGAGATAGAAAGATTCTCTTCTCTCTTCTGGGGCATCTTTGATGAAAAAATTTGTCTTCCAACTGTGTTTTCTGTCAGTCTTGGTGTGTGTTGTGGTGAATACAGTCTTCGCAATCCAATCCCAAAAAGCTAAACCGAATCCAGAGCGAATTCCAACTGGGCCTGAACCCACACCGACTTTGAATTTTCCTGGTTTAGAACTGGCAGTTGATTTCGGTGAACTTGAATGGATTTTCAGATCAACAGAGGTCGGATTTGATCGAGGGA containing:
- a CDS encoding P1 family peptidase yields the protein MASLTDIPGIRVGHWTDSRRPTGCTVVLFDSPATAAVDVRGGAPGTRETDLLSPVNLVSQVHAIVLTGGSAFGLEAATGVVRYLEERQIGFDVGVARVPIVPAAVLFDLVLGDASIRPDAESGYQACLAASDGPVSEGSVGAGAGATVGKMLGFHRAMKGGIGTAAIHTADGLCVAALIAANPWGDVRDPRTGHILAGARSEDGKTLADPIRLMREGTLLDPFNPASSSNTTIGLVATNAALTKTELTKVAQMAHDGLARTIFPVHTPFDGDTLFAVAMPAYIKGQPFVTHPGRVGILAAEAVADAVIRAVQTAVGLPGIPSTAEIQG